The DNA region atatttagaattgaccaacaggacgatgacacgtgtccctccgtttaaatgaggggtatatttgaactcaaagtatgactgcaggggtataaataacccaatagtataacgaggggtattcttagaccattttcgaaagtagaggggtatatttgaccctttgcCGTATATTTAAATGATGAGATTTCATTGTTAAATACTAATTAGCTTAGTGGACTAGTGTTTAATTGAATTAAAAGAATAAGGGTCCCTGGGGTTTACCAGTTAAAATTGAGAAGAATTGGGTTAACTGGTCTTTGGAAAATAGTTGAAAATGTGTTCTATTAAATGTTGGATCATAGGATGACATCAAAAGAATCGAATCTGGGCCAAATGAATGTTGTTGGCCCAGTATTGATAGTGTGAAGCACATAAGCTAGTCTATCTTTTCCTATAATTAATTTGCTTCATTTCCTTCGCAATAATATTCATACCTCATGACTTTATAacaatctcaaattagtttaggaaGAATGATTCAAACATCGtaacttgctttaggcgcgattaataataaattatcgtgattatggaTACAGTTCTcatggcatagtcatgatacttaATCCCCAATTCGAGTGCGCGTTTCACGCTACTCGACCAtaacttttaataataaaaataaatatgttgtaaatcGCAGGTGCGTTACACGTGATGTGATTCGCAATgtgtaaaaaaataataagtgcgcgacatcgcgacttatataaataaattccataaatattaaaagcggtaaaaagtaacAATGCACAATAGGTTGTAAACacataataaatcagataattaggccaattattaatagttaagcgaccatactaaaaccacggaactcgggagtgcctcacaccttctcccgggttaacaaaatttcttacccggtcttctgtgttcgcaaaccataaatagagtcaaacttcctcaattttggatttaaaataaatcagtGACTTAGGAAACCATAacttatcccaagtggcgactctgaattaaataaataatcttatttcgaacaatgtcactttaattgaaaaaactcccttatccatcgagtaaaaggaggtgtgacaagattAAGTTGGCATAATGCAACAATAGATAAATATTCGTAGATCACAAATCTACTTaaaacataattaagtaaatgaAAATATGCAATATCTAACAACTTAATCATTTAATTGAAACGATCATACAATCCAACATGATCCTAAAGCAAACATAGCTCCTGGGTGCAAGTCTCATCGCTGCCCATTTATTAAAAAGAAATTGAAGGACGATAAACAACTTAGTTCTTTTCTTTGACAGTCTTCACACTAGCAACTATTGGAACTTGAGGAGGAGGGAATGTTGGTGGTAATGAACCTTGTATGGAGCAAAAACTCCTAAGTGTTAAAGGGAAAAGAGAACTCAAAGGAAAAATCTTAGGCCAGCAACTTTCCTCAATGTCTAATGCAGCTTTGCAACATTGAGGACCAATTAATCGAAATCGAATACTTAGGAAAGATGttaaaatttcttcaacacatccAGGAACATTTAACACTGATGCTATGCATTTGGAAATATCAGGAAAAAGTCCGTTATCAACCTGACCCGGTCCTGAACCTGGCAAAAGGCCTCCGCCAAGTAATTGTGCAACGCTCGGAGAAACCCCGAGTGATATGCACAAGAATACAAGTGCATATATACAGACGGAAgtcatttttcttacaaaatctaTTAGTTGTGTTACGATTGTATGTTTTCACCTAATTGATAGGATTTGGAATTGTGATGGAGATTTAGAAGGAGGATATGTCATATTTATAATGCAGGATATGTAATGTTAATGCGATGGAAACTGATCTATCTTTATTGTAACTTGTTTTTAAAATGCCTTTGGTTAAGTACTTTATTGCACAATTTAAAAGGTGTAATCAACTTTGACTAAGAGTTAATGGCTTTAAGAAAGTAACCTGCGTATGCGATATTAACATGCATTTGTGGGGCAGTTAGTAGAAATATTTATTAGTATATTTATTTGTAGTTCATAGATTGTACTTCtactgtttcaatttagatgaaaTAGTTTGACTCGATATGGAATTAAGAGAAAAGAGGGAGACTTTTGAAACTTGCATCTTAAAAACTTAAcgggtaaaagttttgtgggactatgacatttgtgtggttataaaagcttctcattaaaggtgaaatgataaaattaaaagtttaaagttgaattattttcaattataGAAATGTGTCGTTCTCTTTTAaacggactaataaggaaagtgtgtcatctaaatagaaacggagggagtaatacaTCTTGCTTGACCCAAGTCCAAGGATGTTGATCAAACGTGATAATTCTTTTTTCTTGGCTTTCAATTCAAAGTTCTATCAATAAAGTGGCATTTTGATTAAAAGCGTAAAATGAGCGGGTTGAGTTAAATTTGAGCGGAATCTAAATGGGCTAACAATCTTAAAATATAAGCTTTAACACTTAATTGCCATTGAATAGAACCATAGAAGCACGAATTATCTCGAAAAGAACACCGGAccctaacaacttgtttggatggttgttacatgtcgtttcataatgtatcgtattgtattgtaccatttgataaatataatatttggataaacTGTATCGTTTTCCATCGTTTCGATAACATgcaccagcaatatgaagaataaacttgtaatattataaagaaaaattatggtacgagatagaattattatataaaaagataggataaacgataaaataaaattatttattaataataaagggcaagatgagagaaaaatcCAATATAACGATGCGACCATACCAAATcgatcgttacataaagtggcatttttggtcgttacgtaacgacggatttaatgATACGGATTTAAAGTGTATATTTTTTTGCTGGGCTCGACCCGCACTCGAGGGTTCTCTGGACTCTCGGCCCGGTTCGGGCCACTAGGAACCAAACGGTACGAAGACCCCGGCCATCGTTGAACATCATTTAACTTTCTTGAAATCTTGTGTGC from Nicotiana tabacum cultivar K326 chromosome 24, ASM71507v2, whole genome shotgun sequence includes:
- the LOC107832530 gene encoding uncharacterized protein LOC107832530 produces the protein MTSVCIYALVFLCISLGVSPSVAQLLGGGLLPGSGPGQVDNGLFPDISKCIASVLNVPGCVEEILTSFLSIRFRLIGPQCCKAALDIEESCWPKIFPLSSLFPLTLRSFCSIQGSLPPTFPPPQVPIVASVKTVKEKN